GAACGGCCAGTGCGTGCTGGACGACGCCTACGCGGCCACCGACAAGGCCTACACCGCCGACCAGTCCGTCAGCGGCGTCGCCGACACCTGGGACCAGCCCCTGCGCGGCAACTTCAACCAGCTCCGCCAGCTCAAGGCCAAGTACCCGCACATCAAGGTGCTGTACTCCTTCGGCGGCTGGACCTACTCCGGCGGCTTCGGCCAGGCCGCGCAGAACCCCGCCGCGTTCGCCAAGTCCTGCAAGGCCGTCGTGGAGGACCCGCGCTGGGCCGACGTCTTCGACGGCATCGACATCGACTGGGAGTACCCGAACGCCTGCGGTCTGACCTGCGACACCAGCGGGCCGGCGGCCTTCAGGAACCTGATGTCGGCGCTGCGCACCGAATTCGGCCAGAACTACCTGGTCACCGCCGCGATCACCGCCGACGGCTCCTCCGGCGGCAAGATCGACGCGGCCGACTACGGCGGAGCCGCGGCCTCGCTGAACTGGTACAACGTGATGACGTACGACTACTTCGGCGCCTGGGCGAACACCGGTCCGACCGCCCCGCACTCCCCGCTGACGTCGTACTCCGGCATCCCGACCGCAGGCTTCAACTCCGCCGACGCGATAGCCAAGCTGAAGTCGAAGGGTGTCCCGTCCTCGAAGCTGCTGCTCGGCATCGGCTTCTACGGCCGCGGCTGGACCGGCGTCACCCAGTCCGCCCCCGGCGGCACGGCGACCGGCGCGGCCACCGGCACCTACGAGGCGGGGATCGAGGACTACAAGGTCCTGAAGAACTCCTGCCCGGCCACCGGCACCGTCGCCGGCACGGCGTACGCCCACTGCGGCAACAACTGGTGGAGCTACGACACCCCGTCCACCATTGCCGGAAAGATGACCTGGGCGAAGAACCAGGGCCTGGGCGGCGCCTTCTTCTGGGAGTTCAGCGGCGACACCAGCAACGGAGAGCTGGTGAACGCGATCAGCAACGGGCTCAAGTAGACCGGCTACCGGCTGGAGCAGTCGACTGTCGGGAGATCAGGCACCAGTGGCGCTCCCCCGGACCGTGTCCGGGGGAGCGCCATGCGAGGCAACCGGTCATAGGTTCGTCCCTTTTCGGTTCATCCGACGACGGTGAAGCCATGTCTGTCGCCGAGCCGGGTCAGGGAGTCCCGGCCCGGTATCCCGTCGGCGTCACCGCCCCGGTACGAGCCACCTGCTCTGCTGCGCTGCCAGCCGGCGTAGGCGGCGAGGGTGCGGGTACCGAACGAGCCGTCCACATACCGGCGTTCCAGCAGTCCCTCGGCGGCGAGCGCCTCCTCCACCGGACGGACGTCCCTCGGATACGTGCGGTGACCGCCGGGCGCCGGGGGGTCCTTTTTGGCGGCCGCCACGACCCGGGCGAGGCTCACCCTCGGACGGGTCCCGCCCTGAGTGCCGGTGCCCGTCCCCACGGACAGGACCTTCGCTGTGTCGATCGCTCCCGGATCACCATGGTCGTTGCCGGGTACGTGGCAGTGGCCGAAGTGTCCGCCCTCGGACTGCCACACCGAGCGGGTGCGGGCCGACGAGCCCGGGGGGTACGGCACGGGAGGGCCCATCGGCCAGTCGTCCGGCACTTCCCAGGAGCGGATGGCGGCCAGGATCCGCTGCCATCCCGGCTTCTCCCGTGGATTTCAGGCATCGGTCCACGGCTCGGAGGCACGCCCGAGGACCTCGATCTGGACACAGACCAGACCCTCGCGATTCGTACGGCGAGAACCGTCGTTGCGCAGGGCGCGGGCCGAGTGGTGCAAGGGGCCGAACTGCCCGACGCGGCCGGTGACCGGGCAGTTCACGAGGTGCGGTTCGGCGGCCACTTCGATCAGGTACGACGCCACCGCCTCCAGGTACTTCCCTCCGGCCGGGGACTCGGTGGTGTGGTGCACCACCCGGGGCGGATTGCGGGGCGTGTCCATCGGGCCGCCGATCACTCCGTCACCGAACCGGATCGCGGCATCGATCCACACCGTGCCCTGGTCCCGGGCGGTGAACGGAACCTCGTCGGTGATCGCACCGGCCCCTTCCCGTTCCTGCCCGACAGCGTGGGTGCGCGTTGCCGGGGCCCGGGGGCGTACCGGGGGCGGGGCGGTGTCGACGGGTTGGTACCAATCCAGGTCGCCGTCCGCGCGCAGGACGAACACCGAGCCGGGACGGCCCGGATGCTCGACGACGCGGTGGGTCGTGGCGGGCAGAGCGGCCATGGCCCGCACGGTCCGCAGATGGTCCGTGCCGACGGTGCCGCAGTAGGTGACGGACCGATCGGCGTGAACGACTGCGGCGTGGAAGGAGCTCATCCCGTGATCCCGGCGCATCAGATGCTGGGCGCGGCGAACCGCGTGTACGTCAAACCGTTGCTGGTGCCGGCCGGTGTGGTCACCGTGACGGATACCGGCCCGGGCGGGCCGGTCGGGACAACGGCCGTGATCTGCGTCGGGGAGACCACGGTGAACGACGCGGAGAGGGCGCCGAACTGGACTGCGGTCGCCGTCGTGAGATCGTTGCCCGTCAGCGTGACGACCGTACCGGTGTCCGTCGACCCCAGGTCAGGCACGAGGGAGACCAGAACGGGAGCGTTGAGGTAGACGTAGTCGACCGGGTTGCTGGTGCCGGCGGAGGTGGTCACCGTGACCGCCGCCGCGCCGGCAGCGTGGGCGGGAGCCACCGCCGTGATCTGCGTACCGCTGTCGACAGTGAACGACGACGCCGCCACCCCGCCGAACTGCACCGCCGTCGCGGCGAGGAGACCGCTGCCGGTGAGTGTGACCGCGGTGCCGCCCGCCGTGGGTCCGGAGGGAGGCGCGAGGAACGTCAGCAGGGGCTGCGCGGAGTAGAAGAAGAACGCGTTGGGATCGGCGCCGTTGCTGGTGCCGCCGGGGGTGGTCACCGTGACCGCCGCCGCGCCGGCAGCGTGGGCGGGAGTCACCGCCGTGATCTGCGTACCGCTGTCGACAGTGAACGACGACGCCGCCACCCCGCCGAACTGCACCGCCGTCGCACCGGAGAAGTTCGCGCCCGTCAGCGTCACCGTCGTCCCCCCTGACACCGGGCCCTGATTCGGCGACAGACTTGAGAGGGAGGGCGTGGCAACGTAAGTGAAGGTGAGGGCGTTGCTGGTGCCGCCGGGGGTGGTCACCGTGACCGCCGCCGCACCGGCCGCAAGAGCGGGAGTCACCGCCGTGATCTGCGTACCGCTGTTGACGGTGAACGACGACGCCGCCACCCCGCCGAACTGCACCGCCGTCGCACCGGAGAGATTCGCGCCCGTCAGCGTCACCGTCGTCCCCCCTGACACCGGGCCCTGATTCGGCGACAGACTTGAGAGGGAGGGCGTGGCAACGTAGGTGAACAGCACCACCTGGCCGCTCGTGCCCTGGGTGGTGCTGACGGTGACGTTCACGCTGCCGGCGCCCGAGGGAGTCACCGCCGTGATCTGTGTACTGCTGTTGACGGTGTACGACGTGGCCGGTTTGGCTCCGAACCGGACGTTGGTCACTCCCGTGAAACCGGATCCGGTCACGGTGACCGTCGTACCACCCGAGGTCGATCCCTGGTTGGGACTGACCGAAGAGACCACAGGGGGAGCCATGGCTGTACTCCTTCGCGCAGGAATGGAGGCGGCCACGTCCCGGCGTAGCCGCGTCGCGGCGTGGCCGCGGGGGTCGAGCCCGTCCGGGCGGTGGGGGGACTGCCGCCCGGACGGGGGTTCATCGCCTCCGTGTCGCGGAGGCACGAGGACCGGTCAGATACCGGGGCCGGTGACGTAGGTGAAGCCGCCGACCGCGGTGGCCGATCCCGCGGGGTTGGTCACGACCACGTCGACCGCTCCCGCGGTTCCGGGCGGGCTGACCGCGGACAGCGTGGTCGTGTTGATCACCGAGAACGGCGCCGCGACGCCGTCGAAGGTGACCGAGTCCGTGCTGTCCAGGTTGGTGCCGCTGATGGTCACGGCCGTCCCACCGGAGGTCGGCCCCTCGTCCGGGGCGATGGTCCCGATCGTGGGGGTGTCGACGTAGGTGTAGCTGAGGCCGTTGTTGGTGCCGCCCGCGGTGGTGACGCTGACCGACACCGGTCCGGCCGCCGCGCCTGCGGGCACGGTGACGCTGAGGGAGCTGTCACTGGTCACGGTCGGGGTGGCGGTGACCCCGCCGAAGGACACACTGGTGGCCGTCGACAGGCCGGTACCGTTGACGGTGATGGTGTTGCCGCCGGCCAGTGGCCCGGAGTCGGTGCCCAGGGACGACTTGAACGGGGCGCCGACGTAGAAGAACGG
The DNA window shown above is from Streptomyces akebiae and carries:
- a CDS encoding glycoside hydrolase family 18 chitinase — translated: MRFRHRFTAGLATLLLPLAGLVGLATPAQAAAEATATYAKPQDWGSGFEGKWTVKNTGTTTISSWTVEWDFPSGTTVTSAWDADVTSSGTHWTAKNKSWNGTLAPGASVSFGFNGSGSGSPANCKLNGASCDGGPSVPGDAAPSAPGTPTTSDVTNTSVKLSWRAATDDKGVKNYDVLRGGTKVATVTGTTYTDTGLTAGTDYSYTVQARDTADQTGPVSGAAAVRTTGGGTDPNPGSKVNLGYFTEWGVYGRNYHVKNLVTSGSAAKITHINYAFGNVKNGQCVLDDAYAATDKAYTADQSVSGVADTWDQPLRGNFNQLRQLKAKYPHIKVLYSFGGWTYSGGFGQAAQNPAAFAKSCKAVVEDPRWADVFDGIDIDWEYPNACGLTCDTSGPAAFRNLMSALRTEFGQNYLVTAAITADGSSGGKIDAADYGGAAASLNWYNVMTYDYFGAWANTGPTAPHSPLTSYSGIPTAGFNSADAIAKLKSKGVPSSKLLLGIGFYGRGWTGVTQSAPGGTATGAATGTYEAGIEDYKVLKNSCPATGTVAGTAYAHCGNNWWSYDTPSTIAGKMTWAKNQGLGGAFFWEFSGDTSNGELVNAISNGLK
- a CDS encoding IPT/TIG domain-containing protein; this translates as MAPPVVSSVSPNQGSTSGGTTVTVTGSGFTGVTNVRFGAKPATSYTVNSSTQITAVTPSGAGSVNVTVSTTQGTSGQVVLFTYVATPSLSSLSPNQGPVSGGTTVTLTGANLSGATAVQFGGVAASSFTVNSGTQITAVTPALAAGAAAVTVTTPGGTSNALTFTYVATPSLSSLSPNQGPVSGGTTVTLTGANFSGATAVQFGGVAASSFTVDSGTQITAVTPAHAAGAAAVTVTTPGGTSNGADPNAFFFYSAQPLLTFLAPPSGPTAGGTAVTLTGSGLLAATAVQFGGVAASSFTVDSGTQITAVAPAHAAGAAAVTVTTSAGTSNPVDYVYLNAPVLVSLVPDLGSTDTGTVVTLTGNDLTTATAVQFGALSASFTVVSPTQITAVVPTGPPGPVSVTVTTPAGTSNGLTYTRFAAPSI
- a CDS encoding IPT/TIG domain-containing protein; translation: MPISPNQGSTGGGTLVTITGTNLANTSAVKFGGKSATSVTNVSPTQVTAVSPSGTGTVGVTVTTPGGTSNPVPFFYVGAPFKSSLGTDSGPLAGGNTITVNGTGLSTATSVSFGGVTATPTVTSDSSLSVTVPAGAAAGPVSVSVTTAGGTNNGLSYTYVDTPTIGTIAPDEGPTSGGTAVTISGTNLDSTDSVTFDGVAAPFSVINTTTLSAVSPPGTAGAVDVVVTNPAGSATAVGGFTYVTGPGI